A single uncultured Acetobacterium sp. DNA region contains:
- a CDS encoding AraC family transcriptional regulator, with the protein MEEAQILQSVQRMQDYIETNLNRKITLKELANAAGYSPWHAARLFKEVVGKAPFDYIRALRLTEAALLLRDGEMKIVDVAMDFVFDSHEGFTRAFSREFGMAPSKYGRQTPPIQLFMPQKVFDTYQSMHKGEKKMSEKKMNEQLMNEQQNSRTVFVQVIERPARKLLLKRGIKATEYFGYCEEVGCGIWSVLTSVKEALYEPIGMWLPKHLIREGTSQYVQGVEVPLDYANVIPDGYELIELPPTTMMVFQGEPYDDTDFMAEINAIWEHIKRFDPTVYGYQWAPEAAPRFQLIPMGYRGYIEAYPVKTINKI; encoded by the coding sequence ATGGAAGAGGCACAGATTCTTCAATCCGTACAGCGGATGCAGGATTATATCGAAACCAATTTAAACCGGAAGATTACTTTAAAAGAACTAGCTAATGCGGCAGGATATTCGCCATGGCATGCAGCACGGCTGTTTAAAGAAGTGGTTGGAAAAGCCCCCTTCGATTATATCCGGGCGTTGCGGCTCACCGAGGCGGCGCTTTTGCTCCGGGATGGTGAGATGAAGATTGTGGATGTGGCGATGGACTTTGTCTTCGATTCCCATGAAGGTTTTACCCGAGCATTTTCCCGGGAATTCGGGATGGCGCCCAGCAAATATGGCCGGCAGACCCCGCCAATCCAATTGTTTATGCCGCAGAAAGTTTTCGATACCTACCAGTCCATGCATAAAGGAGAGAAAAAAATGAGCGAGAAAAAAATGAATGAGCAATTAATGAATGAACAGCAAAATTCCCGTACCGTGTTTGTCCAGGTGATTGAACGACCCGCCCGGAAGCTGCTTTTAAAACGTGGCATCAAAGCAACCGAGTATTTTGGTTATTGTGAAGAAGTCGGCTGCGGGATCTGGTCGGTGCTCACCAGTGTCAAAGAAGCCCTGTATGAACCCATCGGGATGTGGCTGCCCAAGCATCTGATCCGGGAAGGCACATCTCAGTATGTCCAGGGGGTGGAAGTTCCTCTGGATTATGCCAATGTTATTCCCGACGGTTATGAGCTAATTGAGCTGCCTCCCACCACGATGATGGTGTTTCAAGGTGAACCCTATGATGATACCGATTTTATGGCCGAAATTAATGCGATCTGGGAGCATATTAAACGGTTTGATCCAACCGTTTACGGCTACCAGTGGGCACCGGAAGCAGCACCGCGATTTCAGTTAATCCCCATGGGCTATCGAGGGTATATTGAAGCCTATCCGGTTAAAACCATTAACAAAATCTAG
- a CDS encoding PLP-dependent aminotransferase family protein — protein MLHINLNQNQEESLAEQIYHELKESIFSGELKADEKLPSTRGLSEFLSVSRNVVMEAYEQLWAEGYLYAKEGSGTYVSDGICFERKETASPDKEMQSDDLLFPSKRVNFRTGVPDLNTIPIKRWGQIYKTVTETLEGRSLDYQNSFGMQTLRNQLSIYLKRVRGVSSRPENIMIVNGAAQAFSLLSRMVGKDEEVLVENPISQGIVYTLSSCGIKIKTISVDENGIVTAALPEKPPKLIFTTPSHQFPTGVVLSIKRRIELIEYARKHNCLIVEDDYDSEFRYEGNPIQSLQNLDPDRVIYVGTFSKILSPALRMGYLVLPECLVAEMQNEKYVADIHSPVLEQLTLAKFIEAGYLTQHIRKMKGIYLKRRNHLEACLKEKFGEDVSVTGTRSGMHLVATFKSIVFDEELRKALNEKQIVVTTLGDYFRNDDGNSGHAKKAGDQALVLGYGNTDLRAIEEGIAGIAQVVNEFKWKKV, from the coding sequence ATGCTGCATATTAATTTAAACCAAAACCAGGAGGAATCCTTAGCGGAACAAATTTATCATGAACTAAAGGAATCCATTTTTTCCGGGGAGCTAAAAGCGGATGAAAAGTTGCCGTCCACCAGGGGGCTTTCCGAATTTCTTTCGGTCTCACGCAATGTGGTGATGGAAGCCTATGAACAGCTTTGGGCAGAGGGATATCTTTATGCAAAGGAAGGTTCCGGCACCTATGTCAGTGACGGGATCTGTTTTGAGCGAAAAGAAACCGCATCTCCAGACAAAGAAATGCAGAGCGACGATTTGTTGTTTCCTTCAAAGCGGGTAAACTTTCGTACCGGAGTTCCAGATTTAAATACTATCCCGATTAAAAGATGGGGGCAAATCTACAAGACCGTGACCGAAACCCTGGAGGGCAGAAGTCTGGATTATCAGAACAGTTTTGGAATGCAGACCCTAAGAAATCAGCTGTCGATTTATTTAAAGCGGGTGCGTGGCGTTAGCAGTCGGCCAGAAAACATTATGATTGTTAATGGTGCGGCTCAGGCGTTCAGCCTGCTATCCCGGATGGTGGGAAAAGACGAGGAGGTTCTGGTTGAAAATCCCATCAGCCAGGGGATTGTCTATACGTTGAGCAGTTGCGGGATCAAAATAAAGACGATCTCGGTTGATGAAAACGGGATTGTGACAGCGGCGCTGCCGGAAAAACCGCCAAAGCTGATTTTTACAACGCCCAGCCATCAGTTTCCCACCGGCGTGGTGTTGTCCATCAAACGACGGATTGAACTGATCGAGTACGCCCGAAAGCACAACTGCCTGATTGTGGAAGATGATTATGATAGTGAGTTCCGGTATGAAGGCAATCCGATTCAGTCGCTCCAGAATCTTGATCCGGATCGGGTCATTTACGTGGGGACTTTTTCGAAGATTCTCTCACCGGCATTGCGAATGGGCTATCTGGTGCTGCCGGAATGTCTGGTGGCGGAAATGCAGAACGAAAAATATGTGGCGGATATTCATTCGCCGGTGCTTGAGCAGCTAACCCTGGCTAAATTTATCGAAGCGGGATACCTGACCCAGCATATCCGGAAAATGAAAGGGATTTATTTAAAACGGCGCAATCATCTGGAAGCCTGTCTAAAAGAAAAATTTGGTGAGGATGTTTCCGTAACCGGAACCCGATCCGGGATGCATCTTGTTGCAACGTTTAAGTCGATTGTGTTTGATGAAGAACTCAGGAAAGCTCTGAACGAAAAACAGATTGTTGTGACGACCCTGGGAGATTATTTTCGGAATGATGACGGAAATTCTGGGCATGCAAAAAAAGCCGGTGACCAGGCGTTAGTGCTGGGATATGGCAACACCGATTTAAGGGCGATTGAAGAAGGCATTGCCGGCATCGCTCAGGTAGTGAACGAGTTTAAGTGGAAAAAGGTTTGA
- a CDS encoding DUF3788 domain-containing protein, whose amino-acid sequence MEWSQNFEQNNEPTLDDMIRFVNNPLWVELQSFIEDVYQIKPIMNYSRCSAQKGWNLKYRKSGKSLCVLYPMDNYFIALVVIGDKELTETEAYLPQASSEIQALFAKTRFAAGGRWLMIPVTSERILDDVKNLIQIRVKPKLR is encoded by the coding sequence ATGGAATGGAGTCAAAATTTCGAACAAAACAATGAGCCGACACTGGATGACATGATCCGATTCGTCAACAATCCTCTCTGGGTTGAACTTCAGAGCTTTATTGAGGACGTTTATCAAATCAAACCGATCATGAATTACAGCCGCTGTTCTGCCCAGAAGGGCTGGAACCTGAAGTATCGCAAAAGCGGAAAATCCCTTTGTGTCCTCTACCCCATGGATAATTATTTTATCGCTCTGGTAGTAATCGGAGACAAGGAACTGACCGAAACTGAAGCGTATCTTCCCCAGGCAAGTAGCGAAATTCAAGCCCTGTTTGCCAAAACCCGCTTTGCGGCCGGCGGCCGATGGCTGATGATCCCGGTCACATCGGAAAGGATTTTAGACGATGTGAAGAATCTGATTCAAATCCGGGTCAAACCAAAACTGCGTTAA
- a CDS encoding CotH kinase family protein, producing the protein MTNHKNIDRICAIIAVVTILIGFVFSYYGNAIGITAGTTDLSYVTKLFDDSQVHTINIEISAENWDSLQENATSEEYELCDVTVDGETLDNVAIRPKGNSSLSSVASSDSERYSFKIDFDKYNDSLSYHGLDKLNLNNIISDNTYLKDYLSYDMMEYMGVDAPLTSFVKVMVNGEYFGLYLAVEGVEEAFVSRNYGTAEGTLYKPDSMAMGGDGEMAGGDREMPDMANLPSMPQGTDTTQITGTAQADTTQTDPPQTADANQNPGQAPSGSQMPSGGQPPDLNQTGDTAQTTDIANDQTKNTSQLPDISQMGNMFGASGDDVALIYSDDELSSYENIWNGAIFDVTTSDKERLIDSIKQLNQGENLEEVLDVEEVLKYFVVHNFVDNYDSYTGSMKHNYYLREEDGQMSIVAWDYNLAFSNFMGGAGGEDTTTTATNTDDATTLVNYPIDTPVSGTTMEERPLLNELLSNETYLAQYHQYFEEFIAGYFESGRCAETIDKAEALISADVNEDPTKFCTYDEYQAGVAVLKQFCELRAESISGQLDGTIPATTTGQTEQPTTLINASTLNVSAMGSNAMGGGMNKGMGMPTSQTTDATASVDTQSASGTDTNQQVANANGGGQPSGNRPGSDATSSATTNQSADGTQAATDSAAQNGQASTMPGNGGTMPTNAGGTVDWTAIIVIAASVLLLGVAILMTKLYRR; encoded by the coding sequence GTGACAAATCATAAAAATATCGATCGGATTTGCGCGATCATCGCAGTTGTGACCATTCTGATTGGATTTGTCTTTTCCTATTACGGGAATGCCATTGGAATTACCGCCGGCACAACAGATTTGTCCTACGTTACCAAGCTCTTTGACGACAGCCAGGTTCACACCATTAACATTGAAATCTCAGCAGAAAACTGGGACAGCTTGCAGGAGAATGCCACCAGCGAAGAATATGAACTGTGTGACGTAACTGTAGACGGGGAAACCCTGGATAACGTAGCAATCCGCCCCAAAGGGAACTCATCCCTTTCCAGTGTGGCCTCCTCAGATTCCGAGCGGTATAGTTTCAAAATCGACTTTGATAAATATAATGACAGCCTCAGCTATCATGGATTGGACAAACTCAATTTAAATAATATCATCTCCGACAACACCTATCTCAAAGACTATTTGAGCTATGACATGATGGAATACATGGGTGTGGATGCCCCGCTGACCAGCTTTGTCAAGGTTATGGTCAATGGTGAATACTTTGGGCTTTATCTGGCCGTCGAAGGGGTTGAAGAGGCATTTGTTTCACGAAACTACGGCACTGCTGAGGGGACGCTTTATAAACCTGACAGCATGGCAATGGGTGGCGATGGCGAAATGGCTGGCGGTGATAGAGAGATGCCGGACATGGCCAATCTGCCGTCCATGCCTCAGGGAACCGATACCACCCAAATCACTGGCACGGCTCAAGCAGATACGACTCAAACTGATCCGCCCCAAACCGCCGATGCAAACCAAAATCCGGGACAGGCTCCCAGCGGTTCACAAATGCCTAGTGGCGGTCAGCCGCCAGATCTGAATCAAACCGGTGACACCGCTCAAACAACGGATATCGCTAATGATCAAACTAAGAATACTAGCCAGTTGCCAGACATCAGTCAAATGGGGAATATGTTTGGAGCATCTGGTGATGATGTGGCTCTGATTTATTCAGACGATGAACTGTCAAGCTATGAAAATATCTGGAACGGCGCTATCTTTGATGTCACCACCAGCGACAAAGAAAGACTGATCGACTCCATCAAACAATTGAATCAGGGTGAAAATCTGGAAGAAGTTCTGGATGTGGAAGAGGTACTGAAATATTTTGTAGTGCATAACTTTGTGGATAATTACGACAGTTATACCGGCAGCATGAAACATAATTACTACCTGCGAGAAGAAGATGGTCAAATGTCGATTGTAGCCTGGGATTATAACCTGGCCTTTAGCAACTTTATGGGCGGCGCAGGTGGAGAAGATACCACCACCACAGCGACCAACACCGATGATGCGACAACGCTGGTAAATTACCCCATCGATACCCCGGTATCTGGTACCACCATGGAAGAACGGCCACTGCTCAATGAATTGCTTTCCAACGAAACATATTTGGCGCAATACCATCAGTACTTTGAAGAATTTATTGCCGGGTACTTTGAAAGCGGTCGTTGTGCCGAGACCATTGACAAAGCCGAGGCACTCATATCGGCCGATGTGAATGAAGATCCGACTAAATTCTGTACCTATGATGAGTATCAAGCGGGGGTCGCCGTGCTTAAACAGTTCTGTGAACTCAGAGCCGAAAGCATCAGTGGACAATTGGATGGCACCATTCCAGCCACTACCACTGGTCAAACCGAACAACCAACGACGCTCATTAATGCCAGCACCCTGAATGTATCAGCGATGGGCAGCAACGCCATGGGTGGCGGGATGAACAAGGGTATGGGAATGCCGACGAGTCAAACTACCGATGCAACCGCAAGTGTAGACACCCAATCGGCAAGCGGAACCGACACTAATCAGCAGGTTGCCAATGCCAACGGTGGCGGTCAGCCATCCGGAAATCGGCCAGGCAGTGATGCGACTTCTTCGGCGACGACCAATCAATCAGCCGATGGTACCCAGGCAGCAACAGACAGTGCTGCTCAGAATGGGCAGGCATCGACTATGCCAGGCAATGGCGGAACCATGCCAACCAATGCCGGTGGCACAGTTGACTGGACAGCAATTATCGTAATCGCTGCGTCGGTTCTGCTTTTAGGTGTCGCCATCCTGATGACGAAGCTGTATAGACGATAA
- a CDS encoding response regulator transcription factor, with amino-acid sequence MRILLVEDESGLVDALKAIFTKENYCVDALMDGVSGLDYALTGIYDVIILDIMLPKKNGLEVLQELRKAQIETPVLMLTAKSELEDKIAGLDCGADDYLTKPFQTGELLARVRAMTRRKGEITCQDLSFGDLTLKKRTREIHCGSASVKLGLKEFVLLETLMLNPKQILSKEQLIEKVWGFDSEAEYNNAEVYISFVRKKINFVESSVQIKVNRGIGYYLEMTEME; translated from the coding sequence ATGAGGATCCTGCTTGTGGAAGACGAATCAGGACTGGTAGATGCCCTCAAAGCGATCTTCACTAAGGAGAACTATTGTGTGGATGCGCTAATGGACGGGGTGAGCGGTTTGGATTACGCTCTCACCGGAATTTATGATGTGATCATTCTGGATATTATGCTGCCGAAAAAAAACGGTCTTGAGGTTTTACAAGAACTGCGCAAAGCTCAGATTGAAACCCCAGTTTTAATGCTTACCGCCAAGTCTGAACTGGAAGATAAAATTGCCGGATTGGACTGCGGCGCCGACGATTATCTGACCAAGCCCTTTCAAACCGGGGAACTGCTGGCACGGGTTCGCGCCATGACAAGGCGAAAAGGCGAGATAACTTGTCAGGATCTGAGCTTTGGTGACTTGACCCTAAAAAAAAGAACCCGGGAAATCCATTGCGGTTCTGCCTCTGTCAAACTAGGCTTAAAAGAGTTTGTCCTGTTGGAAACCCTGATGCTCAATCCCAAACAAATTCTTTCGAAGGAACAACTGATTGAAAAGGTCTGGGGCTTTGATTCCGAAGCCGAATATAACAATGCTGAAGTTTATATTTCCTTCGTCCGCAAGAAAATTAACTTTGTTGAATCCTCGGTTCAAATTAAGGTGAACCGAGGAATTGGCTATTATCTGGAAATGACCGAAATGGAGTAA
- a CDS encoding polyphosphate polymerase domain-containing protein: MKFRHEHKHYINYMDYLVIQSKLKAIMKPDANTNADGEYQIRSLYFDDYNDTALKDKINGINYREKFRIRCYNNNFDYINLEKKSKINGLCLKIKASITKEQTAAILACQIEWMASSDKPLIVELYSKMKSGQLRPKTIVDYDREAYVYGAGNVRVTFDKNIRTGLFNTDLFNANLPTVATGEVQILLEIKYDNFIPEVISNIVQLDGRRRTAYSKYAASRIFS, from the coding sequence ATGAAATTTAGACATGAGCATAAACATTATATCAATTATATGGATTATCTGGTAATTCAAAGCAAGCTCAAAGCGATTATGAAACCAGACGCCAATACCAATGCCGATGGTGAATATCAAATCAGGAGTTTATATTTTGACGACTATAATGATACGGCCTTGAAGGATAAAATCAATGGCATCAACTACCGGGAAAAGTTTCGGATCCGCTGTTACAACAACAATTTTGATTATATCAATCTGGAAAAAAAGAGCAAGATCAATGGGTTGTGCTTAAAGATCAAAGCGTCGATTACAAAAGAGCAGACCGCCGCCATTTTAGCTTGTCAAATCGAATGGATGGCAAGCAGTGATAAACCGCTGATTGTCGAACTGTATTCAAAAATGAAATCGGGGCAGCTCAGACCCAAAACGATTGTGGATTACGACCGGGAAGCCTATGTTTATGGGGCGGGAAATGTTCGGGTGACCTTTGATAAGAATATCCGCACCGGGCTTTTCAATACTGATCTGTTTAATGCAAACTTGCCCACAGTAGCCACTGGTGAGGTTCAGATTTTACTGGAAATAAAATATGACAATTTTATACCGGAAGTGATTTCAAATATCGTCCAGCTGGACGGCCGCCGCCGAACCGCCTATTCAAAATATGCTGCCAGCCGAATTTTTAGTTAG
- a CDS encoding HAMP domain-containing sensor histidine kinase, translating into MLKKLKIRFVATIMIILSLVFVLIIGSINYFNYQSNERQITSLLKSLVDNDGMIPKDPHGDPNASNPLPPGVYERERTFSVKLDPTQSMIAVNGSTDLSELSQEMANLMDAVLANGKNSGSVDGYRYQVAEKPYGQILVFVDQRISNEMMDRLITTSLIIGVISLVVLFFISLFLANLMVRPVEEAFEKQKRFISDASHELKTPLSVITVNADVLEGDIGANKYLSYIQSEATRMNGLVNNLLTLAKLDSMGCQPVFSEFDLSNAVLSIALTFESTAFEENKRYQLNIEPGLRFIGDIDKIKQVAAILIDNAIKHTEDEGLVDVSVKKLGDKIHLEVFNSGEGIPENQQAKIFERFYRYDESRSKETGGYGLGLAIAKSIVDEHKGKIKIKSEINQWAKFIVIL; encoded by the coding sequence ATGCTAAAAAAATTAAAAATTCGCTTTGTTGCCACCATCATGATCATTTTATCGCTGGTGTTTGTTTTGATCATTGGATCCATCAACTATTTTAATTATCAGTCCAATGAACGCCAAATCACTTCGCTGCTAAAATCACTGGTTGACAATGACGGTATGATTCCCAAAGACCCCCACGGTGACCCGAATGCTTCCAATCCCCTTCCGCCGGGGGTATATGAACGGGAACGAACCTTCTCGGTTAAGCTGGATCCGACCCAATCAATGATTGCGGTTAATGGTAGCACCGACCTTTCCGAGTTATCTCAAGAGATGGCCAATCTGATGGATGCCGTGCTGGCAAACGGTAAAAACTCCGGGTCCGTGGATGGCTACCGCTACCAGGTTGCTGAAAAACCCTATGGCCAGATCCTTGTCTTTGTGGATCAGCGGATTTCAAATGAAATGATGGATCGTCTGATCACCACTTCTCTGATAATTGGTGTGATTAGTTTGGTTGTCCTCTTTTTCATTTCCCTATTTCTTGCCAACCTGATGGTGCGGCCGGTGGAAGAAGCCTTCGAAAAGCAGAAGCGTTTTATCTCCGATGCCAGCCATGAACTAAAAACCCCACTTTCGGTTATCACTGTCAATGCCGATGTCCTGGAGGGTGATATTGGCGCAAACAAATACCTTTCTTATATCCAGTCCGAAGCTACCCGGATGAACGGCTTGGTGAATAACCTGCTTACCCTGGCTAAATTGGATAGTATGGGATGCCAACCAGTTTTCTCCGAATTTGATTTAAGCAATGCGGTTTTAAGCATCGCCCTCACCTTTGAAAGTACTGCTTTTGAAGAAAATAAGCGTTACCAATTAAATATTGAGCCGGGTCTTCGCTTTATCGGTGATATCGATAAAATAAAACAGGTGGCCGCCATCCTGATTGACAATGCCATCAAACATACTGAAGATGAGGGACTTGTCGATGTGTCTGTTAAAAAACTCGGTGATAAAATCCACCTAGAGGTGTTTAATTCCGGAGAAGGCATTCCCGAAAATCAGCAAGCTAAGATATTCGAACGTTTTTACCGCTATGACGAATCTCGCTCCAAAGAAACTGGTGGATACGGATTGGGACTTGCTATTGCCAAATCCATTGTGGACGAACATAAGGGCAAGATCAAAATAAAAAGCGAAATCAATCAATGGGCCAAATTCATTGTGATTCTGTAA
- a CDS encoding DUF4956 domain-containing protein, which produces MSFNEIFQSNFLENVTSVSIIDMVIALVLAFGIGTFVYLIHKKTYKGVMYSTGFGVTLIALSMITTFVMLAITSNVVLSLGMVGALSIVRFRTAVKEPLDIAFVFWSIAAGIVLAAGMIPLAIIGSVLIGIILLVFVNRKPTDMPYIIVVNCNNRDAEAKVKSFIDENVSKSVIKNKTVSKDGIELNIEVRLKNDNTDFINNVVELSDVNHAVLVSYNGEFVN; this is translated from the coding sequence ATGAGTTTTAATGAAATTTTTCAATCGAATTTTTTAGAGAATGTAACCTCGGTATCGATTATCGATATGGTGATTGCCTTGGTTCTGGCCTTTGGAATTGGTACCTTTGTCTACCTGATTCATAAAAAGACCTATAAAGGAGTCATGTATTCAACTGGCTTTGGGGTAACCCTCATCGCCCTTTCGATGATTACCACCTTTGTAATGCTAGCCATCACCAGTAATGTGGTGCTTTCATTGGGGATGGTTGGGGCATTATCGATCGTCCGTTTTCGAACGGCAGTTAAGGAACCTCTGGATATCGCCTTTGTTTTCTGGTCCATTGCCGCCGGGATTGTCCTGGCCGCCGGCATGATTCCGCTGGCCATTATCGGCAGTGTGCTCATCGGCATTATTCTGTTGGTGTTTGTCAATCGCAAACCAACCGATATGCCCTATATCATCGTCGTCAATTGCAATAATCGAGATGCCGAAGCCAAGGTAAAAAGCTTCATCGATGAAAATGTCAGCAAAAGCGTAATCAAAAACAAAACTGTGTCAAAAGACGGCATTGAATTGAATATCGAAGTACGGCTTAAAAATGACAACACCGATTTTATCAACAACGTGGTGGAGTTGAGTGATGTCAACCATGCTGTGTTGGTGAGCTATAATGGCGAATTTGTGAATTGA
- a CDS encoding LysE family translocator, with protein MITTTFFLASLIVILLPGSGVLYTVSIGLTGSRKDSFFAALGCTLGIIPHLAVAILGLLFIREMNSAAFNLIKWVGACYLLYLGLGMIRSKAGLTANEATTSATPFAIISKAILINLLNPKLTLFLFSYLPQFIVSGKNATIQGLQLGLFFMLLTLIVFILYGILAGSFSVFLKQSPKTFLRIQQGFGAIFIVFAVQLALF; from the coding sequence ATGATCACCACTACTTTTTTTCTCGCTTCACTGATTGTCATTCTACTTCCCGGAAGCGGCGTTCTTTATACTGTTTCAATCGGTCTGACCGGAAGTCGTAAAGACAGTTTCTTTGCCGCCCTGGGCTGCACTCTCGGGATTATCCCCCATCTGGCCGTCGCCATTCTGGGACTTTTATTCATCCGGGAAATGAATTCAGCTGCCTTTAACCTGATCAAATGGGTCGGCGCTTGCTACCTGTTGTATCTTGGCCTGGGGATGATCCGGTCAAAAGCTGGCTTGACAGCAAATGAAGCAACCACTTCAGCGACGCCGTTTGCGATTATTTCAAAGGCCATCCTTATCAATCTGCTAAACCCCAAGCTGACGCTATTCCTTTTTTCATACCTGCCCCAATTCATCGTCAGCGGCAAAAATGCCACCATCCAAGGTCTGCAGCTTGGTCTTTTCTTTATGCTGCTGACGTTAATTGTTTTTATCCTCTATGGGATTCTGGCTGGCAGCTTTAGTGTGTTTTTAAAGCAGTCTCCCAAAACTTTTCTGCGGATTCAGCAGGGTTTTGGAGCCATTTTTATTGTTTTTGCAGTGCAGTTGGCGTTGTTTTGA